In Sphingomonas sp. R1, a single genomic region encodes these proteins:
- the nuoN gene encoding NADH-quinone oxidoreductase subunit NuoN, whose translation MATSMQLLMTLPELVLAFGSIVLMLVAAWGGQASTRLVSWASVALLAGAGIALTGPASTGGIAFGGLFRADAFATFAKVVIYVAAAVSILIAPGFFQRTSGEDLRPEYPVLILLSTVGMGMMVSAGDLLTLYVGLELQSLSAYILASFMRRDTRSAEAGLKYFVLGALASGILLYGISLVYGFAGTTLFEGIEGAYHAGLAGAQHTGLLFGLVFVFAGLAFKISAVPFHMWTPDVYEGAPTPVTAYFASAPKMAAVAMAVRVAVDAMGPAIFEWRQIVIFASLASIIFGAVAAIGQTNIKRLLAYSSINNVGFALIGLAAGGEEGVASVLVYMAIYVVMTIGSFLVVLQMRGQDGEQIETIASLSGMSRTRPGLAAALAIFMFSLAGIPPLLGFFAKLGVFIAAMHSGLIAFATVGAAASTIGAFYYLKIVKTMYFDEPAPAFSGKTDLVEGGLIAISAVVISPIGWLVFGALGTWSLVAAKALF comes from the coding sequence ATGGCCACTTCAATGCAATTGCTGATGACCCTGCCCGAGCTGGTGCTCGCGTTCGGTTCGATCGTCCTGATGCTGGTGGCTGCCTGGGGCGGCCAGGCATCGACCAGGCTGGTGAGCTGGGCCTCGGTGGCGCTGCTGGCTGGCGCAGGCATCGCGCTGACGGGCCCGGCCTCGACCGGCGGCATCGCCTTTGGCGGCCTGTTCCGGGCGGACGCGTTCGCGACCTTCGCCAAGGTGGTGATCTATGTCGCCGCCGCGGTGTCGATCCTGATCGCGCCGGGCTTCTTCCAGCGCACCTCGGGTGAGGATCTGCGTCCGGAATATCCGGTGCTGATCCTGCTCTCCACCGTGGGCATGGGCATGATGGTATCGGCAGGCGACCTGCTGACCCTCTATGTCGGTCTCGAGCTGCAGAGCCTCTCGGCGTACATCCTCGCCAGCTTCATGCGGCGCGACACGCGCTCGGCCGAAGCGGGCCTGAAGTATTTCGTGCTGGGCGCGCTGGCCTCGGGCATCCTGCTCTACGGCATCAGCCTGGTGTACGGCTTCGCCGGGACGACGCTGTTCGAGGGCATCGAAGGCGCCTATCATGCGGGTCTCGCGGGTGCGCAGCACACCGGCCTGCTGTTCGGCCTGGTCTTCGTCTTCGCCGGTCTCGCCTTCAAGATCTCGGCCGTGCCGTTCCACATGTGGACGCCGGACGTGTATGAAGGCGCACCGACGCCGGTCACCGCCTATTTCGCCTCGGCCCCGAAGATGGCGGCGGTGGCGATGGCGGTCCGCGTCGCGGTCGACGCGATGGGTCCGGCGATCTTCGAATGGCGCCAGATCGTGATCTTTGCCTCGCTCGCCTCGATCATTTTCGGCGCGGTGGCGGCGATCGGTCAGACCAACATCAAGCGTCTGCTTGCCTATTCGTCGATCAACAATGTCGGCTTCGCGCTGATCGGCCTTGCCGCCGGCGGCGAGGAAGGCGTGGCGAGCGTGCTCGTCTACATGGCGATCTACGTGGTCATGACGATCGGCAGCTTCCTCGTGGTGCTGCAGATGCGCGGGCAGGACGGGGAGCAGATCGAGACGATCGCGAGCCTCTCCGGCATGTCGCGGACCCGTCCGGGCCTGGCTGCGGCGCTGGCGATCTTCATGTTCAGCCTCGCGGGCATTCCGCCGCTGCTCGGCTTCTTCGCCAAGCTGGGCGTGTTCATCGCCGCGATGCACTCGGGCCTGATCGCCTTCGCCACGGTCGGCGCCGCAGCCTCGACGATCGGTGCCTTCTATTACCTCAAGATCGTCAAGACGATGTACTTCGACGAGCCGGCGCCTGCCTTCTCGGGCAAGACCGATCTCGTCGAAGGCGGCCTGATCGCGATCAGCGCCGTCGTCATCTCGCCGATCGGCTGGCTGGTGTTCGGTGCGCTCGGCACCTGGTCGCTGGTGGCTGCGAAGGCGCTGTTCTGA